One Drosophila virilis strain 15010-1051.87 chromosome 5, Dvir_AGI_RSII-ME, whole genome shotgun sequence DNA window includes the following coding sequences:
- the LOC116650873 gene encoding beta-ureidopropionase, with protein MSKFELKNLDECLEKHLPAEELREVKRILYGVEQDQTLELPASATLTAEQNGFEIKGYRFGAREEQLRKPRLVRVGAIQNSIALPTTAPIEQQREGIWNKVKLMIKAAAQAGCNIVCTQEAWTMPFAFCTREKFPWCEFAEEAERGPTTKMVAELAKAYNMVIIHSILERDVEHGETIWNTAVVISNSGRYMGKHRKNHIPRVGDFNESTYYMEGNTGHPVFETEFGKLAINICYGRHHPQNWMMFGVNGAEIVFNPSATIGRLSEPLWGIEARNAAIANSYFTVPINRVGSEQFPNEYTSGDGQPAHKEFGPFYGSTYMAAPDGSRTPSLSRCRDGLLVTELDLNLCRQVKDFWGFRMTQRLPLYAESLRKAAELDFQPQIIRE; from the exons ATGTCGAAATTTGAACTGAAAAATCTGGATGAATGCCTGGAGAAGCACTTGCCAGCGGAGGAGCTAAGAGAGGTGAAGCGCATACTTTATGGCGTGGAGCAAGA CCAAACTCTGGAGTTGCCAGCGAGCGCCACACTCACCGCCGAGCAGAATGGCTTTGAGATCAAGGGCTATCGCTTTGGGGCACGCGAGGAGCAGCTGCGTAAGCCGCGTCTGGTGCGTGTGGGCGCCATCCAAAACTCCATTGCGCTGCCAACGACGGCGCCCATTGAGCAGCAGCGCGAGGGCATTTGGAACAAGGTGAAGCTGATGATCAAGGCAGCGGCACAGGCCGGCTGCAACATCGTGTGCACCCAAGAGGCATGGA CCATGCCCTTTGCGTTCTGCACGCGAGAGAAGTTCCCCTGGTGTGAGTTCGCCGAGGAGGCGGAACGTGGTCCGACAACCAAAATGGTGGCGGAGCTGGCCAAGGCCTACAACATGGTAATTATACACTCAATACTGGAAAGGGATGTGGAGCATGGCGAAACGATCTGGAACACGGCCGTGGTCATCTCGAACAGCGGCCGTTACATGGGCAAGCATCGCAAGAATCACATACCACGCGTCGGCGACTTCAATGAGTCAACCTACTACATGGAGGGCAATACGGGGCATCCCGTGTTCGAGACTGAATTTGGCAAACTGGCGATTAATATTTGCTATGGCCGGCATCATCCGCAGAACTGGATGATGTTCGGTGTGAATGGTGCGGAAATTGTGTTCAATCCCTCGGCCACAATAGGACGTCTCTCGGAGCCATTGTGGGGTATTGAGGCGCGGAATGCGGCCATTGCCAATAGCTATTTTACGGTGCCCATCAATCGCGTCGGCAGCGAGCAGTTTCCCAATGAGTACACCTCCGGCGACGGTCAGCCGGCGCACAAGGAATTTGGACCCTTCTATGGCTCCACATATATGGCGGCGCCCGATGGCTCCAGAACTCCG AGCTTATCCCGCTGCCGCGACGGTCTGCTGGTAACCGAGCTGGATCTAAATTTGTGTCGCCAGGTCAAGGATTTCTGGGGCTTCCGCATGACGCAGCGACTGCCGCTGTACGCCGAATCGTTGCGCAAGGCCGCCGAACTGGACTTCCAGCCGCAGATAATCAGAGAGTAG
- the LOC138911426 gene encoding uncharacterized protein codes for MRRQKVYMLILALLVVLLAATPIELVRKTRHIGGIGGGIVGGGFVGSGIVGGGGGYVAAPAIQTVPVISTVPVITTVPVVSTISTVQTIPSFGYGGGYGGGYGGGYGGGYGGGYGGGYGGGLGGGSFVGGGIGFAKLKGFGFGGGFLG; via the coding sequence ATGCGACGACAAAAGGTTTACATGCTGATCTTGGCACTTCTCGTTGTGTTGTTGGCGGCCACGCCCATTGAACTTGTGCGCAAGACGCGCCACATTGGCGGCATCGGCGGCGGCATAGTGGGCGGTGGTTTTGTGGGCAGCGGCATtgtgggcggcggcggtggctaCGTTGCGGCACCTGCCATACAAACGGTGCCCGTTATAAGCACGGTGCCTGTTATCACCACGGTGCCTGTGGTCTCAACCATTTCGACAGTCCAAACGATTCCCAGCTTTGGCTATGGAGGGGGCTACGGAGGAGGCTACGGAGGAGGCTACGGAGGTGGCTACGGAGGTGGCTACGGAGGTGGCTACGGAGGAGGTCTCGGTGGTGGAAGCTTTGTTGGCGGCGGCATTGGTTTCGCCAAGCTCAAAGGATTCGGCTTTGGCGGCGGCTTTTTGGGCTGA